In Gemmatimonadaceae bacterium, the following are encoded in one genomic region:
- a CDS encoding fumarylacetoacetate hydrolase family protein: protein MAELRLDDPLAGGVDVAGVRRGIDRPGKIVCIGRNYREHAKELGNEVPVEPLFFLKPSTSIIGDGDPIVLPPQSERVEFEGEIGIVIGKRLTKASEAEASRAVLGVVALNDVTARDLQKKDSQWTRAKGFDSFCPVGNLAEGDHDLANLTVVTRVNGIEKQRASTSEMVFSIPMLLSYVSHVMTLEPGDVVATGTPAGVAPLNAGDVVEVEIEGLSKVSNPVRLPG from the coding sequence ATGGCGGAGCTGAGACTGGATGACCCACTTGCCGGGGGCGTCGACGTCGCCGGCGTTCGGCGAGGAATCGACAGGCCGGGAAAGATTGTGTGCATCGGGCGCAACTATCGCGAGCACGCGAAGGAGCTCGGCAACGAAGTCCCCGTCGAGCCGCTCTTCTTCCTCAAGCCCTCGACGAGCATCATCGGCGACGGCGACCCGATCGTGCTGCCCCCGCAATCGGAGCGCGTCGAGTTCGAAGGCGAGATAGGGATCGTGATCGGCAAACGGCTGACGAAGGCATCGGAAGCGGAGGCATCGCGCGCGGTGCTGGGCGTTGTCGCGCTGAACGACGTGACCGCTCGCGATCTTCAGAAGAAGGACAGCCAGTGGACGCGGGCCAAAGGCTTCGATTCGTTCTGTCCTGTCGGAAATCTCGCCGAAGGCGATCACGATCTGGCGAACCTGACGGTGGTGACGCGGGTGAATGGAATCGAGAAGCAGCGCGCCTCGACGAGCGAGATGGTGTTCTCCATTCCGATGCTTCTGTCGTACGTGTCGCACGTCATGACGCTCGAGCCGGGCGACGTCGTCGCCACCGGGACACCTGCCGGAGTCGCTCCACTCAACGCCGGCGACGTCGTCGAGGTCGAGATAGAAGGACTGAGCAAGGTGAGCAACCCGGTGAGGCTCCCGGGCTGA